A single genomic interval of Aureliella helgolandensis harbors:
- the rsmG gene encoding 16S rRNA (guanine(527)-N(7))-methyltransferase RsmG, producing the protein MSDLPADRQSPDNAEDSQGDEGTTANAAAEPITDSTPAVTVPASQSLQEAIERMELTVDPACVPQLDAYCQALWGWNEKINLTRHTTYDTFVRRDLLDSLHLADLLAESEDVLDIGTGGGVPGLLLAILRPDLNVHVCDSVAKKSRAVDDMVKQLHLPVAVHASRVQDVVDDLRFHSLVTRAAGNISQLLTWLKDYWMSFDRLLAIKGPRWVDERGEARHRGLMNQITLRRVAAYPMPGTESESVILQFTRER; encoded by the coding sequence ATGTCGGACCTACCAGCAGATCGCCAATCCCCGGACAACGCCGAGGACTCCCAGGGCGATGAGGGAACAACAGCCAACGCTGCGGCTGAGCCGATCACGGACTCCACTCCCGCCGTCACCGTCCCTGCCAGTCAAAGCCTGCAGGAAGCGATCGAGCGGATGGAGTTGACGGTCGACCCAGCCTGCGTTCCTCAGTTGGATGCCTATTGCCAAGCCCTCTGGGGCTGGAATGAAAAGATCAACTTAACGCGGCACACGACCTACGATACCTTCGTGCGACGCGACCTGCTCGACAGCCTGCACCTAGCCGATCTCTTGGCAGAGAGTGAAGATGTGCTCGATATTGGCACCGGCGGAGGTGTCCCAGGTCTTTTGCTAGCTATACTTCGTCCCGACTTGAATGTGCATGTTTGCGATAGCGTGGCAAAGAAATCGCGCGCCGTGGACGATATGGTGAAACAGTTGCACCTGCCGGTCGCCGTGCATGCCTCTCGCGTCCAAGATGTTGTCGACGACCTTCGCTTTCATAGTTTAGTGACGCGAGCCGCCGGCAATATTTCGCAATTGCTAACCTGGCTTAAGGATTACTGGATGAGCTTTGATCGTTTGCTAGCAATCAAGGGCCCGCGTTGGGTCGACGAACGCGGTGAAGCGCGTCACCGCGGCTTGATGAATCAAATCACTCTCCGCCGCGTCGCCGCCTACCCGATGCCAGGTACGGAATCGGAATCAGTCATACTACAGTTCACGCGGGAGCGTTGA
- a CDS encoding IS91 family transposase, which yields MASILKRYTADFISKYRPSLSRQVESTLARIGFCRTAAMGGRTYACNQCQTKISLYNSCADRHCPQCSGARRADWLDRAAELLLPDVTYFQVVFTLPDKLSPLILGNRRKLYRTLMHTAWEALKECIETKLGMQASAMMVLHTWNQRLGHHPHVHLLVPGSGPSLDGRRWIECRQTKPTGNSPAKPTLVDNKELSREFSERFLRKLKSLHRRGKLDLEEELAGLQEPLAWAKFTDTLLAHDWCVFIERPPTSKSSPEHVLKYLARYMTGGPISDRRLVSCDNDIVTFMARNKDKHSSASQVSEKLSGVEFIRCWSLHILPKGFTKSRCFGGYSSARRTAFIALCKQLHPLAVTEQCDPQVNDAITETQDIPTERCCAKCQQPMQLLSETRRPSWRDLFYGPNHHSWFES from the coding sequence GTGGCCAGCATACTCAAGCGGTACACGGCTGACTTCATCAGCAAGTATCGACCGAGTCTCTCACGACAAGTCGAAAGCACACTAGCGAGGATCGGCTTCTGCCGCACCGCAGCCATGGGAGGTCGCACCTATGCTTGCAATCAGTGCCAGACCAAGATCTCGCTCTACAACTCGTGCGCCGACCGGCACTGCCCGCAGTGTAGTGGGGCTCGGCGCGCCGACTGGCTCGATAGAGCCGCTGAGCTACTGTTGCCAGACGTAACTTACTTCCAAGTTGTCTTCACGTTGCCAGACAAACTATCTCCGCTGATACTCGGTAATCGTCGCAAACTCTATCGTACCTTGATGCATACTGCTTGGGAGGCGCTCAAGGAGTGTATTGAAACCAAGCTTGGCATGCAGGCCTCTGCCATGATGGTCTTGCATACTTGGAATCAACGGCTGGGGCACCATCCTCACGTGCACCTCCTCGTTCCCGGCAGCGGCCCATCACTGGACGGACGGCGTTGGATCGAGTGTCGGCAAACCAAGCCCACGGGGAACTCACCCGCCAAGCCAACGTTGGTGGACAACAAGGAACTCAGTCGAGAATTCAGCGAACGTTTCCTACGTAAACTAAAATCGCTGCACCGTCGCGGCAAGCTGGATCTTGAAGAAGAATTGGCGGGACTTCAAGAGCCGCTGGCTTGGGCCAAATTCACTGACACTCTCCTCGCACACGACTGGTGTGTCTTCATCGAGCGACCACCGACGTCCAAGTCGTCTCCGGAGCACGTCTTGAAGTACTTGGCCAGATACATGACTGGTGGCCCCATCTCGGATCGACGCTTGGTGAGCTGCGATAACGACATCGTCACGTTCATGGCTCGCAACAAGGACAAACACAGCTCGGCTAGTCAAGTTTCAGAGAAACTCTCTGGAGTTGAGTTCATTCGATGTTGGTCACTCCACATTCTTCCCAAGGGTTTTACCAAGTCACGTTGCTTCGGAGGCTACAGCAGTGCTCGCCGCACGGCCTTCATCGCCTTGTGCAAGCAGCTCCATCCGCTCGCCGTGACGGAACAATGCGATCCTCAAGTCAACGACGCAATCACAGAGACGCAGGACATTCCGACAGAGCGTTGTTGTGCCAAATGCCAACAACCCATGCAACTCCTCTCCGAGACTCGTCGTCCGAGCTGGCGGGACCTATTCTATGGCCCCAACCATCACTCTTGGTTCGAGAGTTAG
- the cysN gene encoding sulfate adenylyltransferase subunit CysN, with the protein MSHQSELIAQDINAYLAQHERKELLRFITCGSVDDGKSTLIGRLLYDSKMLYEDQLAQLESESKVHGTTGGNFDPALVTDGLKAEREQGITIDVAYRYFSTAKRKFIIADTPGHEQYTRNMATGASSADLAVILIDARHGVLTQTRRHSFIVSLLGIRHVIVTVNKMDLVDFSQERFDEICNDYRDFAARLDLPDLHFIPISALSGDNVVDPSPNMPWYRGSTLMNFLETVYIGSDRNFEDFRFPVQYVNRPNLNFRGFCGTVASGIIRKGDEITVLPNRQTSKVKSIVTYDGEVDEAFTPQSVTLTLEDEIDCSRGDMIVRPGNTPRVSNDFDAMLVWMSAEPMIPGKSYLFKHTTQSCTGQIESLRYRVDVNTLHRSPAPDLQLNEIGRCTITLSQPIFHDPYRRNRTTGAFIIVDRLSNVTMAAGMITAREADKKAKLAPWEIDGSQEDDTAQNIARVSAEERQARLGQTPATLLLTGLSGSGKSTIAYGVERALFDMGRTAIVLDGEDLRRGLSRDLRYTPDDRSENLRRSAHMARLLNQNGFICLAAFIAPDAETRNKASELIGADHFLTVHIDAPLDVCQSRDPRGHYLHAGAGAMPKLPGAGTPYEVPQSPDLHLNTAELSIDECVEKVIALMRDRKLIR; encoded by the coding sequence ATGAGTCATCAAAGCGAACTAATTGCCCAGGATATCAATGCTTATCTCGCCCAACACGAGCGAAAGGAATTGCTGCGATTCATCACCTGCGGAAGTGTGGATGATGGCAAGAGCACTCTCATCGGTCGCCTTCTGTACGACTCCAAAATGCTATACGAGGACCAGTTGGCCCAACTGGAGAGCGAGTCGAAAGTGCATGGCACCACCGGCGGAAACTTCGATCCGGCCTTGGTCACCGACGGCCTGAAAGCAGAGCGGGAACAAGGCATTACGATCGACGTCGCCTACCGTTATTTCTCGACCGCCAAGCGTAAATTCATTATCGCCGACACTCCAGGCCACGAACAATACACCCGCAACATGGCCACCGGTGCGTCGAGCGCTGACCTGGCAGTTATCCTCATTGACGCGCGGCACGGGGTCCTAACACAAACCCGGCGGCACAGTTTTATCGTCTCGCTGCTGGGCATTCGCCACGTAATTGTCACCGTCAACAAAATGGATTTGGTCGATTTCAGCCAGGAGCGGTTCGACGAAATCTGCAATGATTATCGAGACTTTGCGGCCAGACTTGACTTACCCGACTTGCATTTCATTCCAATCTCCGCCTTGAGTGGCGATAACGTCGTCGACCCCAGTCCCAACATGCCCTGGTACCGCGGCAGCACGTTGATGAACTTCCTGGAAACCGTCTACATTGGCTCGGACCGCAACTTTGAAGACTTCCGTTTCCCGGTTCAATACGTCAATCGCCCCAACCTCAATTTCCGTGGTTTTTGTGGCACGGTAGCTTCCGGCATTATCCGCAAGGGCGACGAAATCACCGTCTTGCCAAACCGGCAAACGTCCAAGGTCAAAAGCATCGTGACCTACGATGGCGAGGTGGACGAAGCCTTCACTCCGCAGTCCGTAACGCTGACGCTAGAAGATGAGATCGATTGCAGCCGTGGCGATATGATCGTGCGGCCTGGAAACACCCCCAGGGTCAGCAACGACTTCGATGCCATGCTGGTATGGATGAGTGCGGAACCGATGATTCCAGGAAAGTCGTATCTGTTCAAGCACACAACGCAATCCTGCACCGGCCAAATCGAATCGCTACGCTACCGCGTCGATGTGAACACACTGCACCGTTCGCCTGCACCCGATTTGCAACTCAACGAAATTGGACGCTGCACGATCACGTTAAGTCAGCCAATTTTTCACGATCCCTATCGTCGCAACCGCACCACCGGTGCATTTATCATCGTCGATCGATTGAGCAATGTGACGATGGCCGCCGGCATGATCACGGCCCGCGAGGCAGACAAGAAGGCGAAGTTAGCGCCGTGGGAGATTGATGGTTCTCAGGAGGACGATACGGCTCAGAACATAGCCAGAGTTTCGGCAGAGGAGCGTCAAGCGCGACTGGGGCAAACCCCCGCCACCCTACTGCTCACGGGATTGAGCGGAAGTGGCAAGTCGACGATCGCCTACGGGGTTGAGCGAGCCTTGTTCGACATGGGACGGACCGCCATCGTGCTCGATGGGGAAGATTTGCGACGTGGCCTGAGTCGGGACCTGCGATACACTCCCGACGACCGCTCCGAGAATCTACGGCGCAGTGCCCACATGGCGAGACTACTCAACCAAAACGGCTTCATCTGCTTGGCTGCCTTCATTGCTCCCGACGCGGAAACACGCAACAAGGCATCCGAACTCATCGGTGCCGATCATTTCCTGACCGTCCATATCGACGCCCCACTCGACGTCTGCCAGAGCCGGGATCCACGTGGGCACTACCTCCATGCCGGAGCAGGGGCAATGCCCAAACTTCCCGGCGCAGGAACTCCTTACGAAGTGCCACAATCCCCAGACCTGCACCTCAATACGGCAGAGTTGTCGATCGACGAATGCGTTGAAAAAGTGATTGCACTGATGCGTGACAGAAAACTCATCCGTTAG
- a CDS encoding integron integrase, which translates to MNFRNGLAINLPINRNSVVKFSQSLLKNGAPAWQRLQAVRALECYRDRVLQRSEPDLTDVILTLTQLARRERNVDVHAPPTAEELKKLQGNLNKGESPWIQTMRSELRVLHYSMDTERAYVRWVKRFSKHVGSESLEQFDEQDIGDFLTTLAVEGSVSPSTQNQAQSSLLFVFQCVIGKKLGFLNAVRARKTESIPVWFSRSEIEKLLEHFVGEHRLMFLLIYGAGLRHKECRRLRVKDICFDEQHIVVRDGKGAKDRITFLPTQAVSELKRQISVAKYFHEMDVEQGFAQVYMPYALSKKYPNACRELAWKWIFPSRQRSRDKRSGIAWRHHIGAEQFTTTFKRALRLSEILKNGVPHSLRHSFATHMIEGGADIQTVQKLMGHKDVKTTLGYVHVTEKLGVTIHSPIDVACGN; encoded by the coding sequence ATGAATTTCCGCAATGGGTTGGCAATCAATCTCCCCATCAATCGAAACTCAGTCGTCAAGTTTTCCCAGAGCTTGCTGAAAAATGGGGCGCCAGCTTGGCAGCGTCTGCAGGCCGTGCGAGCCTTGGAGTGCTATCGAGATCGTGTATTGCAGCGATCTGAGCCGGATTTGACCGACGTGATCTTGACGCTCACTCAACTTGCCAGGCGAGAGCGGAATGTTGATGTCCACGCGCCGCCAACTGCTGAAGAATTGAAGAAGCTGCAAGGCAATCTCAATAAGGGAGAATCGCCATGGATTCAGACCATGCGGAGCGAGTTGCGAGTGCTGCACTATTCGATGGATACCGAGCGGGCCTACGTGCGTTGGGTGAAGCGGTTCAGCAAGCACGTGGGCTCGGAGTCGCTCGAGCAATTCGACGAGCAGGATATTGGCGATTTCCTGACGACGCTGGCAGTCGAGGGGAGTGTTAGTCCGAGCACGCAGAATCAAGCGCAGTCCAGCCTGCTGTTTGTGTTCCAGTGCGTGATCGGTAAAAAACTTGGGTTTCTCAACGCAGTCCGCGCTCGGAAAACGGAATCGATCCCAGTTTGGTTCAGTCGGTCGGAAATCGAAAAATTACTAGAGCATTTCGTGGGTGAGCATCGCTTAATGTTCTTGCTGATCTACGGCGCTGGATTGCGACACAAAGAATGTCGACGACTCCGCGTCAAGGATATTTGTTTTGATGAGCAGCATATTGTGGTGCGCGACGGCAAGGGAGCCAAAGACCGAATTACCTTTCTACCGACGCAGGCTGTTTCAGAGCTTAAGCGTCAAATATCAGTTGCCAAGTATTTCCATGAGATGGATGTGGAACAGGGATTTGCGCAAGTTTACATGCCTTACGCACTGTCCAAGAAGTATCCCAACGCGTGCCGCGAGTTGGCTTGGAAGTGGATCTTCCCTTCGCGTCAGCGGAGTCGAGACAAACGCTCTGGCATTGCATGGCGCCATCACATTGGTGCAGAGCAGTTTACGACCACTTTCAAGCGTGCTTTGAGGCTATCGGAAATCCTCAAAAATGGCGTCCCCCATTCTCTTCGCCATAGTTTTGCGACGCATATGATTGAAGGTGGGGCTGACATCCAAACCGTCCAGAAACTCATGGGGCACAAAGACGTCAAAACCACGCTGGGTTACGTGCATGTTACTGAGAAGCTGGGTGTCACTATTCACAGCCCAATTGACGTCGCCTGCGGGAACTAA
- the cysD gene encoding sulfate adenylyltransferase subunit CysD, which yields MSAYSLTHLKLLEAESIHIIREVAAEFSKPVMLYSIGKDSSVMTHLALKAFYPDKPPFPFLHVDTTWKFGEMIKFREEYARKELGLDIMVHINHEGAALNIDPSENSEKHTEVMKTDSLKKALNKYGFDAAFGGARRDEEKSRAKERVFSFRDKFHRWDPKNQRPELWSLYNTKVNPGESIRVFPLSNWTELDVWQYIHLEQIPIVPLYYSAERSVINREGTLIMQDDERLKLRDGETFEKRNVRFRTLGCYPLTGAVESDATTLPQIIQEMLLAKTSERQGRVIDRDSGGTGMEEKKKQGYF from the coding sequence ATGTCAGCTTATTCGCTTACCCACCTGAAGCTTCTCGAAGCCGAGAGCATCCATATCATTCGTGAAGTGGCTGCCGAGTTTTCGAAACCCGTCATGCTGTACTCGATCGGCAAAGATTCGTCGGTCATGACGCACCTGGCGCTCAAAGCATTCTATCCCGACAAGCCTCCGTTTCCCTTCCTGCACGTAGACACCACTTGGAAGTTTGGCGAGATGATCAAGTTCCGCGAGGAGTACGCGCGGAAGGAGCTGGGACTCGATATCATGGTGCACATCAATCATGAAGGGGCGGCACTCAACATCGATCCCTCCGAGAACTCGGAGAAACACACCGAGGTCATGAAGACCGACAGTCTCAAAAAAGCCCTCAACAAGTACGGGTTCGACGCGGCTTTCGGTGGCGCCCGCCGCGACGAGGAAAAGTCACGCGCCAAGGAACGCGTCTTCTCCTTCCGAGACAAATTCCACCGCTGGGACCCCAAGAATCAACGCCCCGAACTGTGGAGCCTGTACAACACCAAGGTGAACCCGGGCGAAAGCATCCGAGTTTTCCCCCTCAGCAATTGGACGGAGCTCGACGTTTGGCAATACATCCACCTGGAGCAAATCCCCATCGTCCCCCTCTACTACTCTGCCGAGCGGTCGGTGATCAACCGCGAAGGCACGTTGATTATGCAGGATGACGAGCGTCTAAAATTGCGCGATGGCGAGACCTTTGAGAAACGCAACGTGCGATTCCGGACTCTGGGTTGCTACCCGCTGACCGGTGCGGTCGAATCGGATGCCACCACGCTGCCACAAATCATTCAAGAGATGTTGCTGGCCAAGACCAGCGAACGTCAGGGACGCGTGATCGACCGTGATTCCGGTGGAACAGGGATGGAAGAGAAGAAGAAGCAAGGATACTTCTAA
- a CDS encoding pyruvate carboxylase: MTHRPIRKILAANRSEIATRVFRSAHELGIRTVAMYSHEDRFALHRFKADEAYSIGKVGEPIRSYLDIEGIVELCLRHNIDAVHPGYGFLAENPTFAEKLEQAGIIFVGPSVHALRQLGDKVAARDIAIKAGVPVLPGSSKSITSVEEALQVAASMGYPIMLKAAKGGGGRGMRMVDKEADLPAALESAQRESLNAFGSDEVFVEKLVRRARHFEVQLLGDDHGSLIHLHERDCSVQRRHQKVVELAPAPNLAPAIAAELHSAALAIGNAVGYRAAGTVEFLYDTDAQKFYFIEVNPRIQVEHTVTEEVTGIDLVRAQILVAMGHQLGDESVGLPLQNEVAVHGFAMQCRVTTEDPANQFRPDYGRITHYRSAGGLGIRLDAGSAFSGAVVNPFYDSMLVKVTARGRTLREAAGRMERCLQEFRIRGVKTNIPFLIRMIGNEIFLNGEATTRLIDSTPELFELPARRDRATRVLRYLANVVVNGNELVKGRPVATRREPAPIPKLQAKAPLPKGTRDLLKELGPERFSQWIRDEKSLLITDTTMRDAHQSLLATRLRTYDMLQIAETYAHRAAEFFSLEMWGGATFDTSMRFLKESPWQRLTQMRERCPNILFQMLLRASNAVGYTNYPDNVVKAFVKEAADAGIDVFRVFDALNWVDNMQVAMEAVLDSGAICEASICYSGDILNPARQKYSLKYYVDLAKHLEKLGAHILAIKDMAGLCKPAAARQLIKALKQEIGIPIHFHTHDTAGLQAASILAGAEEDLDIADAALASLSGGTSQVNLNTLVESLRFGPRDSALSTSALTELSTYWKAVREFYLPFESEALAAGGDLYEHEMPGGQYTNLYQQARALGLADRWTEVCKTYAEVNQMFGDIVKVTPTSKAVGDMALFMVAGQLTATDVLNADRDLSPPASVVDLLSGMMGQPPGGFPPQAQKAILRDRPLVTGRPGASLPPADFEATREKLTGLLGVAATDRECVTHLLYPKVYEDFIAHRKLYGDVSTLQTPYFFYGADLAEEIIVDIEEGKRLIIRFLAVGQPKPDGTRTVFFELNGQPREVEVIDHSMEDAVAKAVQADPANPTHVAASMPGMVIGVSIKAGDTVKKGDKLLTLEAMKMETTISAESDGQVSQLLVKSGSQVEAGDLLLVVE; this comes from the coding sequence ATGACTCATCGACCTATTAGAAAAATATTGGCCGCGAATCGCAGTGAAATTGCAACTCGCGTTTTCCGCAGCGCTCATGAACTCGGAATTCGCACCGTTGCAATGTACTCGCACGAAGACCGCTTCGCACTCCACCGATTCAAGGCCGATGAAGCTTATTCGATCGGTAAAGTTGGAGAACCGATACGCTCCTATCTGGATATCGAGGGAATCGTCGAACTGTGCCTACGCCATAACATTGACGCGGTCCACCCCGGTTATGGTTTTCTCGCGGAGAACCCCACGTTCGCGGAAAAACTAGAGCAAGCGGGGATTATTTTTGTGGGCCCAAGCGTCCACGCACTCCGCCAACTGGGTGACAAAGTCGCCGCGCGGGACATTGCCATCAAGGCTGGCGTGCCAGTCTTGCCTGGCAGCTCCAAGTCGATCACGAGCGTGGAAGAGGCGCTGCAAGTCGCTGCGTCCATGGGGTACCCCATCATGCTCAAAGCGGCCAAGGGTGGTGGTGGCCGTGGAATGCGCATGGTCGATAAGGAAGCGGACTTACCCGCCGCCCTGGAATCGGCACAGCGTGAGTCGCTCAATGCCTTTGGTAGCGATGAGGTGTTCGTCGAAAAACTTGTGCGACGCGCTCGACATTTCGAGGTCCAACTCCTGGGTGACGATCACGGCAGCCTAATCCACTTGCATGAACGGGATTGCTCCGTGCAGAGACGCCACCAGAAGGTCGTCGAATTAGCACCGGCCCCCAATCTGGCACCAGCGATTGCCGCTGAACTGCATTCCGCCGCCCTGGCAATCGGAAATGCGGTCGGCTATCGCGCCGCCGGTACCGTCGAATTCCTGTACGACACCGACGCGCAGAAGTTTTACTTCATCGAAGTCAATCCTCGCATTCAAGTCGAGCATACCGTCACCGAAGAAGTCACCGGTATCGACCTAGTACGCGCCCAAATATTGGTCGCCATGGGACATCAACTCGGCGATGAATCGGTCGGCCTACCGCTGCAAAACGAAGTGGCCGTTCATGGATTTGCCATGCAATGCCGCGTGACGACCGAAGATCCCGCCAACCAGTTCCGCCCCGACTATGGTCGCATCACTCACTATCGCAGCGCCGGTGGCCTGGGAATCCGCCTGGATGCGGGCAGCGCCTTTAGTGGCGCCGTGGTCAACCCCTTCTACGATTCCATGCTGGTCAAAGTTACCGCTCGCGGCCGGACGTTGCGTGAAGCGGCCGGACGCATGGAACGCTGCCTGCAAGAGTTTCGCATTCGCGGAGTGAAGACCAACATCCCCTTCCTCATCCGCATGATTGGCAATGAAATCTTCTTGAACGGAGAAGCCACCACCCGATTGATTGATTCGACTCCCGAATTGTTCGAACTCCCCGCTCGTCGAGATCGGGCAACCCGCGTCTTGCGTTATCTAGCCAACGTCGTGGTCAACGGAAACGAATTGGTCAAGGGACGCCCTGTCGCAACGCGGCGTGAACCAGCTCCGATCCCCAAGCTCCAGGCCAAAGCGCCGCTCCCCAAGGGGACACGCGACCTCTTGAAAGAACTTGGGCCAGAGCGTTTCTCGCAATGGATTCGCGATGAAAAATCGTTGCTCATCACCGACACGACCATGCGGGATGCCCACCAATCGTTGCTTGCAACACGCCTCCGCACCTACGACATGTTGCAGATTGCGGAAACCTACGCCCATCGCGCGGCCGAGTTTTTCTCGCTCGAAATGTGGGGCGGTGCAACCTTCGACACCTCAATGCGTTTCCTGAAAGAGAGCCCCTGGCAACGCTTGACCCAAATGCGCGAGCGCTGCCCCAACATCTTATTTCAGATGTTGCTACGCGCTAGTAACGCAGTCGGTTACACCAACTACCCCGACAACGTCGTCAAGGCGTTTGTCAAGGAAGCCGCCGATGCGGGAATCGACGTATTTCGCGTGTTTGACGCCCTGAACTGGGTCGACAACATGCAAGTGGCCATGGAGGCTGTCCTGGATAGCGGTGCCATTTGCGAGGCATCCATCTGTTATTCCGGCGACATCCTGAACCCCGCCCGACAAAAATACAGTCTGAAGTACTACGTCGATTTGGCCAAACATCTCGAAAAACTGGGCGCTCACATCCTGGCCATTAAGGATATGGCTGGCTTGTGCAAGCCCGCCGCAGCCCGACAACTCATCAAAGCACTGAAGCAAGAGATTGGGATCCCCATCCACTTCCACACCCACGACACGGCTGGACTGCAGGCTGCTTCGATCCTGGCCGGAGCGGAGGAGGACCTGGACATCGCTGATGCAGCCCTAGCCTCGCTTTCTGGCGGAACCAGCCAAGTCAACTTGAACACTCTGGTGGAATCCCTCCGCTTCGGTCCGCGCGATAGCGCCCTGTCGACTTCCGCCTTAACCGAACTCTCCACCTACTGGAAAGCGGTTCGCGAGTTCTACCTGCCGTTCGAAAGCGAAGCACTGGCCGCCGGCGGCGACCTGTACGAACACGAAATGCCTGGCGGACAATACACCAACTTGTACCAACAGGCCCGCGCACTGGGACTAGCCGACCGCTGGACCGAAGTCTGCAAGACTTACGCAGAGGTCAACCAGATGTTTGGGGACATCGTCAAAGTCACCCCGACCTCCAAAGCGGTGGGAGACATGGCGCTGTTCATGGTGGCAGGGCAGCTGACTGCGACGGATGTGCTCAATGCCGATCGCGATCTCTCACCACCTGCCTCGGTCGTCGATCTACTCAGTGGCATGATGGGCCAACCACCGGGAGGATTTCCTCCCCAAGCCCAAAAGGCGATTTTACGCGATCGCCCGCTGGTGACCGGACGCCCCGGCGCATCGCTCCCGCCGGCGGACTTCGAAGCCACGCGCGAGAAGCTCACGGGCCTGCTGGGCGTTGCCGCCACCGACCGTGAATGCGTCACCCACCTCCTGTACCCTAAGGTGTACGAGGATTTCATCGCGCACCGGAAGCTGTACGGTGACGTGAGCACACTGCAAACTCCCTATTTCTTCTATGGGGCAGACCTGGCTGAAGAAATCATCGTCGACATCGAAGAGGGAAAACGGCTGATCATCCGCTTCCTGGCCGTGGGACAGCCCAAGCCCGACGGGACCCGCACCGTCTTCTTCGAACTCAACGGACAACCCCGCGAAGTGGAGGTCATTGACCATTCCATGGAAGATGCGGTAGCCAAAGCGGTCCAGGCCGACCCAGCTAACCCCACTCACGTCGCGGCCAGCATGCCAGGTATGGTGATTGGAGTCTCAATCAAAGCGGGAGACACAGTCAAGAAGGGGGATAAGCTACTGACCCTGGAAGCAATGAAAATGGAAACCACCATTTCCGCCGAGTCGGATGGTCAAGTCTCGCAATTACTGGTCAAATCGGGCTCACAGGTCGAAGCGGGTGATCTGCTGCTGGTGGTTGAATAG
- a CDS encoding tyrosine-type recombinase/integrase codes for MPSSFRKHTLASIKRMAEDMLLRNMAIRTIDSYTFHVGRFSKHFGKLPEDLGPEEIREFQLWMIQVKKCSWSSFNQAVCGLRFLYTFTLPRPWVVKMIPFGNRPKKLPVVLGQEEVHRLIECVTVPKHRAVLLTLYSAGLRLSEATNLKLPDIDSERMQLRIIQAKGRKDRYVPLSPRLLAELREYWKINKPNQYIFPGKTNDVPLSGATIQKTCKMAAAQAHIKKIVTPHTLRHSFATGLLEAGVDLMAISKLLGHSSFTTTMIYLHCRREHLGSTPSPIDWLPARQCPRWIDPSLQAPSPSSTPASDPI; via the coding sequence ATGCCCAGCTCTTTTCGCAAGCATACTCTTGCATCCATTAAACGTATGGCCGAGGACATGTTGCTCCGCAACATGGCAATTAGAACCATCGATTCCTACACCTTCCACGTTGGGCGTTTTTCCAAGCACTTCGGAAAACTCCCCGAGGATCTGGGCCCCGAAGAGATTCGCGAATTCCAACTGTGGATGATCCAAGTGAAAAAATGTTCGTGGAGTTCGTTTAATCAAGCTGTTTGTGGCCTACGGTTTCTCTACACCTTCACGCTCCCCAGGCCGTGGGTCGTGAAAATGATTCCGTTCGGCAACCGGCCTAAGAAGTTACCCGTTGTGCTGGGGCAGGAAGAAGTACACAGGCTGATCGAGTGTGTAACAGTTCCCAAACATCGAGCGGTCCTACTGACTCTCTACTCGGCCGGGCTAAGGCTCAGCGAAGCAACCAACCTAAAGCTCCCGGACATCGACTCCGAGCGGATGCAACTGCGGATCATTCAAGCCAAGGGGCGCAAGGATCGCTACGTACCGCTCTCACCAAGGCTCTTGGCCGAACTACGAGAGTACTGGAAGATCAACAAGCCGAACCAGTACATCTTTCCGGGCAAGACCAACGATGTGCCACTTTCCGGAGCAACCATTCAGAAGACTTGCAAGATGGCCGCCGCACAGGCGCACATCAAGAAGATCGTTACTCCACATACTCTGAGACATTCTTTTGCGACCGGACTTTTGGAAGCAGGCGTCGATCTGATGGCGATCAGCAAGCTGCTCGGGCACAGCAGCTTTACAACAACGATGATCTATTTACACTGTCGGCGAGAGCACTTGGGATCGACCCCCAGCCCGATCGACTGGCTCCCGGCCCGGCAGTGCCCGCGCTGGATCGACCCGTCGCTGCAAGCTCCCAGCCCCAGCTCGACGCCCGCGAGCGATCCGATCTGA